Proteins co-encoded in one Kocuria flava genomic window:
- a CDS encoding type B 50S ribosomal protein L31 → MKTDIHPDYHPVLFRDLASGKVILTRSTATSEKTETWEDGNEYPIIEVEISSESHPFYTGKQRIMDSAGRVERFNARFKNFGKSNG, encoded by the coding sequence ATGAAGACCGACATCCACCCGGACTACCACCCGGTGCTCTTCCGCGACCTCGCCTCCGGCAAGGTCATCCTCACCCGTTCCACCGCCACCTCGGAGAAGACCGAGACCTGGGAGGACGGCAACGAGTACCCGATCATCGAGGTGGAGATCTCCTCGGAGTCCCACCCGTTCTACACCGGCAAGCAGCGCATCATGGACTCCGCCGGCCGCGTGGAGCGCTTCAACGCCCGCTTCAAGAACTTCGGCAAGTCGAACGGCTGA
- a CDS encoding lipoate--protein ligase family protein — MVQQRRHGEYKVTGGKLVVADLSVVDGRLAEVSVNGDFFLEPDEALEDINAALTGLPEDAAHAQIAAAVREGLDPSVVLLGFSPEAVATAVRRALARATTWEDHEWEVIPPVVRPTLENLALDEVLAREVGAGRRRPALRLWDWTEPSVVIGSFQSLRNEVDPEGAARHGISVVRRVSGGGAMFMEAGNCITYSLYLPQTLVDGLSYADSYPFLDRWVMQAFQEMGLEAFYVPLNDIATEHGKIGGAAQKRFAGGGMVHHVTMSYDIDAEKMTEVLRIGREKLSDKGHRSARKRVDPLRRQTGMARADVVAKLVEVFTARHAAVPGAVSEAELAAARELVAAKFATPEWTARVP; from the coding sequence ATGGTGCAGCAGCGGCGGCACGGCGAGTACAAGGTCACGGGCGGCAAGCTCGTGGTCGCGGACCTGTCCGTGGTGGACGGGCGGCTGGCGGAGGTCTCCGTCAACGGCGACTTCTTCCTCGAGCCCGACGAGGCGCTCGAGGACATCAACGCCGCCCTGACCGGACTGCCCGAGGACGCCGCCCACGCGCAGATCGCGGCGGCGGTGCGCGAGGGGCTGGACCCGTCCGTGGTGCTGCTCGGGTTCTCCCCGGAGGCCGTCGCCACCGCCGTCCGGCGCGCCCTGGCCCGGGCCACCACGTGGGAGGACCACGAGTGGGAGGTGATCCCGCCGGTGGTGCGCCCCACCCTCGAGAACCTCGCCCTCGACGAGGTGCTGGCCCGCGAGGTCGGCGCCGGCCGGCGCCGGCCCGCCCTGCGCCTGTGGGACTGGACGGAGCCGTCCGTGGTGATCGGCTCGTTCCAGTCGCTGCGCAACGAGGTGGATCCGGAGGGCGCCGCCCGCCACGGGATCTCCGTGGTCCGCCGCGTCTCCGGCGGCGGGGCGATGTTCATGGAGGCGGGCAACTGCATCACCTACTCCCTGTACCTGCCGCAGACGCTCGTGGACGGGCTCAGCTACGCGGACTCCTACCCGTTCCTCGACCGGTGGGTCATGCAGGCCTTCCAGGAGATGGGCCTCGAGGCGTTCTACGTCCCGCTCAACGACATCGCCACCGAGCACGGCAAGATCGGCGGCGCCGCGCAGAAGCGCTTCGCCGGCGGCGGGATGGTCCACCACGTGACCATGAGCTACGACATCGACGCCGAGAAGATGACCGAGGTGCTGCGAATCGGCCGCGAGAAGCTCTCCGACAAGGGCCACCGCTCCGCCCGCAAGCGGGTGGACCCGCTGCGGCGCCAGACCGGAATGGCCCGCGCCGACGTCGTCGCCAAGCTCGTGGAGGTCTTCACCGCCCGGCACGCGGCCGTGCCCGGTGCGGTGAGCGAGGCCGAGCT